From the Flavimarina sp. Hel_I_48 genome, one window contains:
- a CDS encoding cellulase family glycosylhydrolase, with translation MRTFLILAFICFGIYQSNTVFAQKAAEKQDVFVDKKGVLRWGGTKKEVHGFGTNYTVPFAHAYRTAQKLNIDIKQAIDNDVYHFARLGFDLYRVHVWDTEISDSLGNLIENEHLELFDYLIKKLKERDINFVITPIAYWGNGWPEPDENTPGFTNKYGKENSLTDPGAIKAQENYLAQFLDHKNQYTGVAYKNEPNLIAFEVSNEPHHTGTPEEVTDFVQKMVTAMRSTGTKKPIFYNVSHSIALEEAYFNADIQGGTFQWYPTGLGFGKELEGNLVPNVNEYTIPFDDVIKKHNAAKIVYEFDSADVLKNYTYPIMARSFREAGIQLATQFAYDPTFMAFANTEYDTHYMNLAYTPQKALALAIASRIFHEIPMDSDYGTFPTNLEFGDFSISYDKNLSIYNTEEEFIYTNSNEFDLKSPRKLQHLAGFGDSKVVVYSGTGAYFLDKLENGLWRLEVLPDAIMLGNPFGSNSVEKKVAVIKWKTRQMQVKLPDLGQKFSINALNEGNDFNPEISGNSFEILPGTYLLQAENTNYDSDKKKMIGNLELHEFTAPKTNVNQTYVHHEPARMIHDTVNFEISATMVSKYKINRVEAYLQNGNMYKAIDLNNEKGYSYSAKVPAEVLRPGFLKYRIIVQTAEGTYTFPAGVKGSPGDWDFYAKDTYEIPVRDNLGAVYLFNAAQDSKNLVRGWQPENELVPTNVPGEAEYVFRIKKLVNEETLTKNGDSIYDYSFLYNFNKKVEKQQELLKGKEKLIIKAKSLSEKPEKLQVALLLKNGAAYGKTITLSEGKEEYTITLSDLKPVKTVTLPRPYPGFLPYYFEHTNSGNFVLEHAEALQFSIGPYLNEQEQQRQHDLSVRSVRLE, from the coding sequence ATGAGAACATTTTTAATCCTCGCTTTTATTTGTTTCGGTATTTATCAATCAAACACTGTTTTTGCCCAGAAAGCGGCAGAAAAACAGGACGTTTTTGTCGATAAAAAAGGCGTTCTGCGCTGGGGCGGCACTAAAAAGGAGGTACATGGTTTTGGTACCAATTATACCGTGCCCTTTGCCCACGCCTATCGTACCGCGCAAAAATTGAATATAGATATAAAGCAGGCCATAGATAACGATGTGTATCACTTTGCACGCCTGGGTTTTGACTTGTACCGTGTGCACGTTTGGGATACCGAAATAAGTGATAGTCTGGGCAATTTGATCGAAAATGAGCATCTGGAGCTTTTTGATTATTTGATAAAAAAACTTAAAGAACGCGACATTAATTTTGTAATTACGCCCATCGCGTACTGGGGAAATGGCTGGCCCGAACCTGATGAAAACACGCCTGGTTTTACAAACAAATATGGTAAGGAAAACAGCCTGACAGACCCTGGTGCGATCAAGGCGCAGGAAAATTATCTGGCCCAGTTTCTAGACCACAAAAATCAATATACCGGCGTAGCATATAAAAACGAGCCCAACCTGATCGCTTTTGAAGTGAGCAACGAGCCGCACCACACCGGAACACCGGAAGAGGTAACAGACTTTGTTCAAAAAATGGTCACTGCCATGCGAAGCACAGGTACCAAAAAACCTATTTTTTATAATGTAAGCCACAGTATTGCGCTTGAAGAGGCTTATTTTAATGCTGATATTCAGGGTGGGACTTTTCAATGGTATCCTACCGGGCTGGGTTTTGGGAAAGAACTGGAAGGGAATTTAGTCCCCAACGTTAATGAATACACCATCCCTTTTGATGATGTGATTAAAAAACACAACGCGGCAAAGATTGTCTATGAATTTGATTCTGCCGATGTATTGAAAAATTATACGTACCCTATCATGGCGCGCAGTTTCCGCGAAGCGGGAATACAGCTGGCCACGCAGTTTGCCTACGACCCCACCTTTATGGCCTTTGCAAATACAGAATATGATACGCATTATATGAACCTCGCCTACACGCCGCAAAAAGCGCTGGCGCTGGCGATCGCTTCCCGGATTTTTCATGAAATCCCCATGGATAGTGATTATGGCACGTTTCCCACCAATTTGGAATTTGGAGATTTCTCCATCAGTTATGATAAAAATCTGTCTATATACAATACCGAAGAAGAGTTTATTTATACAAATTCAAATGAATTCGACCTAAAATCGCCCAGAAAACTGCAACATTTAGCCGGTTTTGGAGATTCTAAAGTTGTTGTTTATTCCGGTACGGGGGCATACTTTTTAGATAAGCTCGAAAACGGCCTTTGGCGCTTGGAAGTACTGCCCGATGCCATTATGTTAGGCAATCCCTTTGGCAGTAATAGCGTTGAGAAGAAAGTGGCCGTAATAAAATGGAAAACAAGGCAAATGCAGGTGAAATTGCCCGATTTAGGTCAAAAATTCAGCATTAATGCCCTAAATGAAGGAAACGATTTTAACCCTGAAATTTCAGGAAACAGCTTTGAAATCCTACCGGGAACATATTTATTACAGGCAGAAAATACCAATTATGACAGCGATAAAAAAAAGATGATAGGCAATTTGGAACTTCATGAATTTACCGCACCAAAAACCAATGTAAATCAAACCTACGTGCATCACGAACCAGCAAGAATGATTCATGATACGGTAAATTTTGAGATATCTGCAACCATGGTTTCCAAATACAAAATAAATAGGGTAGAGGCTTATCTGCAAAATGGGAATATGTACAAAGCCATAGATCTGAACAATGAAAAAGGATATTCATATTCGGCAAAAGTCCCTGCGGAAGTGCTAAGACCTGGGTTTTTAAAGTATAGGATCATTGTGCAGACCGCAGAAGGGACTTACACATTTCCGGCAGGCGTTAAAGGGTCACCGGGCGATTGGGATTTTTATGCGAAAGACACTTACGAAATACCCGTACGCGATAATTTAGGGGCCGTTTACCTCTTTAACGCTGCACAGGATTCTAAAAATCTCGTTAGGGGTTGGCAGCCAGAAAATGAGTTGGTACCTACCAATGTGCCGGGCGAAGCAGAATATGTATTCCGTATCAAAAAACTCGTAAATGAGGAAACCCTGACCAAAAATGGTGATTCTATCTACGATTATTCGTTTCTATATAATTTTAATAAGAAGGTCGAAAAGCAGCAAGAACTGCTAAAAGGAAAAGAGAAACTGATTATAAAGGCGAAATCTTTATCTGAAAAACCCGAAAAACTGCAAGTGGCGCTGCTGTTAAAAAATGGTGCCGCGTACGGCAAGACCATCACACTTTCTGAGGGAAAAGAAGAGTACACGATTACTTTAAGTGATCTAAAACCGGTTAAGACCGTGACTTTGCCGCGGCCTTATCCTGGTTTTTTGCCTTATTATTTTGAACACACAAATTCAGGAAATTTTGTACTGGAGCATGCGGAAGCGCTCCAGTTTTCAATAGGTCCATATCTGAACGAACAAGAACAGCAACGGCAACATGATCTATCTGTTCGCAGCGTGCGGCTGGAGTAA